In Brevibacillus brevis NBRC 100599, a single genomic region encodes these proteins:
- a CDS encoding TerD family protein, whose protein sequence is MKNQIYLRRKNKIIVHQGQHELPTSYLAAALRNIESLGYTFSLELLERIRTLSEGEFFALYSDVVAVLKVKIGASRQYKPMYPNFPKQVMEASEGELFVNAIIHYLTLDLPVHEVKKRLPLLRESRLKLIHLGTDEELLQVGMNLLRANSSLSATDKEDLEGLIQAYEGIAEALPTEIPQKENVAIAASLLLKYDKLPAAFFAHYYKTATDVLRLAVALSDGDVSLAEPAKFHKFKRGERRLLLGLLEASLNIVEDMNRYKNRWIRLGEILHPFEYKDRYPKAAEAFDILRNNHKIETFNSQVEKALVRADVNTAIKLLEQRPGEFARRLDHLLRLTEQGSPVLTAFEKIADGVSTPVLLQVMNHFDKRDSYGEWRTFFPKGQVAKVQAIENRVPGLQEDIRQKAADICRTALLNRFAQLPSLGNVYIDPRLQEHLVPFSMRSASKALRTIARGSRLSIPGGGTIRFFLWWREGSVNDVPTGRVDIDLSAVLYSKDWKYMEHISYTNLRSDKYQAYHSGDIVEAPEGACEFIDIGIDSVIRYGGRYVVMNLYSFSSQPYCDLPECYAGWMIRSAPQTGEIFEPQTVQDKIDLAADTRICIPVILDLMERKVIWTDIALNSDPRFANNVESNAGGVELMGRALTSLVKPTLHELFMLHAQARGTLIDQAEEADTVFSLEEGITPFDTEIIMADFMQ, encoded by the coding sequence ATGAAAAATCAAATCTACCTTCGCCGGAAAAATAAAATCATCGTACATCAGGGGCAGCATGAACTGCCTACCTCTTATTTAGCTGCGGCTTTGCGCAATATAGAGAGCTTGGGCTATACCTTTTCACTGGAATTGCTAGAAAGAATCCGTACGCTGTCGGAAGGAGAGTTTTTTGCGCTCTATTCGGATGTGGTAGCTGTGCTAAAAGTAAAGATCGGGGCATCCCGCCAGTACAAGCCGATGTATCCGAATTTTCCTAAGCAAGTCATGGAGGCTAGCGAGGGTGAGCTGTTTGTAAATGCAATCATTCATTATTTGACATTGGATCTTCCTGTGCACGAAGTGAAAAAACGTTTGCCTTTGCTAAGAGAATCTCGCCTGAAGCTGATTCATTTGGGCACAGATGAAGAGCTGCTGCAGGTAGGAATGAATTTGCTGCGCGCCAATAGCTCATTGTCTGCTACTGATAAGGAAGACTTGGAGGGCTTGATTCAGGCCTATGAAGGAATCGCAGAAGCTCTGCCGACAGAGATTCCTCAAAAGGAAAACGTGGCGATCGCTGCTAGCCTGCTGCTCAAATATGACAAGCTTCCTGCTGCTTTTTTTGCTCACTATTACAAGACCGCAACAGATGTATTGCGTCTGGCAGTGGCGCTGTCTGATGGAGATGTGAGCTTGGCAGAGCCTGCAAAATTTCACAAGTTCAAACGCGGGGAAAGAAGGCTGCTCCTTGGCCTACTGGAAGCCAGCTTGAATATCGTTGAAGACATGAATCGTTACAAAAACAGATGGATTCGTCTCGGGGAAATCTTGCATCCGTTTGAATATAAGGATCGCTACCCGAAAGCGGCAGAAGCATTCGATATTTTGCGCAACAATCACAAGATCGAGACGTTCAATAGCCAAGTAGAGAAGGCGCTGGTCCGTGCGGATGTGAATACGGCGATCAAGCTGCTCGAACAGCGCCCAGGGGAATTCGCCCGCCGTCTGGATCATTTGTTGCGCCTGACAGAGCAGGGGAGTCCAGTCCTCACTGCCTTCGAGAAAATTGCGGATGGTGTATCGACTCCAGTTCTTTTGCAAGTCATGAATCACTTCGACAAACGGGATAGCTACGGGGAATGGCGAACCTTTTTTCCGAAAGGGCAGGTGGCGAAAGTACAGGCAATCGAAAACCGAGTGCCAGGCTTGCAAGAGGACATCAGACAGAAGGCAGCGGATATTTGCCGGACAGCGTTGTTAAACCGTTTTGCCCAATTGCCGTCGCTGGGCAACGTCTATATCGATCCGCGACTACAGGAGCATCTCGTTCCTTTTTCGATGCGCTCCGCCAGCAAAGCGTTGCGCACGATTGCACGCGGCTCCCGTCTATCGATCCCGGGTGGAGGAACGATTCGCTTTTTCCTGTGGTGGAGGGAAGGGAGCGTCAACGATGTCCCTACAGGCAGAGTCGATATCGATTTGTCTGCCGTGCTCTATAGCAAAGACTGGAAGTACATGGAGCATATTTCTTATACCAATCTGCGTTCCGACAAGTATCAAGCGTACCATAGCGGGGATATTGTGGAGGCTCCCGAAGGCGCGTGCGAGTTCATCGACATCGGAATTGATTCTGTCATCCGCTATGGTGGTCGATATGTCGTAATGAACCTGTATTCGTTTTCGAGTCAGCCTTATTGTGATTTGCCTGAATGCTACGCAGGCTGGATGATTCGGTCGGCGCCACAGACAGGAGAAATTTTCGAGCCGCAGACGGTACAGGACAAGATTGATCTCGCCGCAGACACGCGGATTTGTATCCCGGTCATTCTGGATCTCATGGAGAGAAAAGTGATTTGGACGGATATCGCCCTGAATTCCGATCCGCGTTTTGCCAACAATGTGGAGTCTAATGCCGGAGGGGTGGAGCTGATGGGAAGAGCGCTCACCTCGTTGGTGAAGCCTACCCTGCATGAGTTGTTCATGCTTCATGCACAGGCGAGAGGGACGCTGATTGATCAAGCAGAAGAGGCAGATACGGTATTTTCCTTGGAGGAAGGGATTACGCCGTTTGATACGGAGATCATCATGGCGGATTTTATGCAGTAA
- a CDS encoding HesA/MoeB/ThiF family protein, translating to MEMDSFYWEMVKKNIGVYTTEEQKRLKDGKVIIFGLGGVGGMEAILCARMGIGHVTGVDPDEFEVSNINRQMLATVHSLGKSKAATAEEVLQSINPYISIRCVQANVDEDNVLELMKGHDLVIEAVDDIPSRVIIHRTARELGIPSVGMSGSPPTRGFVSSFFPDGISYETALNIPGAGEKLTNEALRQEIADIKKARAWHSVKEGAPKEWAEDFCEGKAGWIITPVRAHLISLFSFHEAVQILTGREPLARAPKGVLINLDTDTPVKVTTPPDGTWNYATL from the coding sequence TTGGAAATGGATTCGTTTTATTGGGAAATGGTCAAGAAAAATATTGGCGTGTATACCACTGAGGAACAAAAACGCTTAAAGGACGGAAAGGTCATCATATTTGGACTCGGTGGGGTCGGGGGAATGGAAGCGATTCTTTGCGCCCGCATGGGGATCGGGCATGTCACCGGAGTAGATCCTGATGAATTCGAGGTTTCTAACATCAATCGTCAGATGCTGGCTACGGTACATTCATTGGGTAAATCAAAAGCGGCGACGGCTGAAGAAGTTCTTCAATCCATTAACCCATACATATCTATTCGATGCGTCCAAGCAAATGTCGATGAAGACAATGTGCTTGAACTGATGAAAGGGCATGATCTGGTGATTGAAGCAGTGGACGATATACCCTCCCGTGTCATCATCCACCGGACCGCGCGTGAGCTGGGCATACCAAGCGTGGGCATGTCAGGGAGCCCCCCAACCCGAGGATTTGTCTCATCCTTTTTTCCAGACGGCATTTCGTACGAAACAGCATTGAACATCCCAGGAGCAGGGGAAAAGTTGACCAATGAAGCGTTACGCCAAGAGATTGCTGACATAAAAAAAGCCAGGGCCTGGCACTCTGTCAAAGAAGGAGCTCCAAAGGAATGGGCAGAGGATTTTTGTGAGGGAAAGGCTGGCTGGATTATTACACCAGTTCGCGCTCATCTCATATCGCTTTTCAGCTTTCATGAAGCCGTGCAAATCTTGACGGGCAGAGAACCGTTGGCACGTGCACCCAAAGGAGTTCTCATTAATCTAGATACGGACACACCGGTAAAAGTGACAACTCCCCCTGATGGAACGTGGAACTATGCAACACTATAA
- a CDS encoding HesA/MoeB/ThiF family protein, with protein sequence MSLIENSQLYNNSFTRNFGIITSKEQAKLRNARVTVVGAGGVGGITLIQLARMGVGKLHVIDQDSFEESNLNRQMLSFVSKINSPKAEVAKEILHDINPELEVKVTREFVTEENAHDLLGDTDVIVDATDNLVARVIIHRTAADMGIPSIWIAVTPPFRGGVMCMTPDSLPYEVAMRHPSYKQPLTPEMREKISQIKDERAKYSVSQGALPEWADAYVKGEAPWAVLAPVANIVGVLASFEAFKLIIQRPNLLPAVAPNLVKVNLASVQMVQVEAPAEGSWDNTLL encoded by the coding sequence GTGTCATTGATAGAAAATAGCCAATTATATAACAATAGTTTTACCCGCAATTTCGGAATCATTACGAGTAAGGAGCAAGCCAAACTGCGAAATGCAAGAGTAACGGTGGTAGGTGCAGGCGGTGTGGGAGGAATCACATTGATTCAACTCGCCCGGATGGGTGTAGGGAAGCTTCATGTCATCGATCAAGACTCGTTTGAGGAAAGTAATCTCAATCGCCAAATGCTCAGCTTTGTCAGCAAAATCAACTCTCCCAAGGCGGAAGTAGCGAAGGAAATACTTCACGATATCAATCCAGAGCTGGAAGTAAAGGTAACAAGGGAGTTTGTTACCGAAGAAAATGCACATGATCTGCTGGGTGATACAGATGTGATTGTAGATGCTACGGATAATCTGGTTGCACGGGTAATCATTCATAGAACAGCAGCCGATATGGGGATTCCTTCCATCTGGATTGCGGTAACACCACCTTTCCGTGGAGGAGTCATGTGCATGACCCCGGACTCCTTGCCCTATGAGGTCGCCATGAGACACCCTTCTTACAAACAGCCTCTCACACCAGAGATGCGTGAAAAAATTAGTCAGATCAAAGACGAGCGTGCAAAGTATTCCGTATCGCAAGGCGCTTTGCCTGAATGGGCAGATGCCTATGTAAAAGGAGAGGCTCCATGGGCAGTGCTTGCTCCGGTAGCGAATATCGTCGGCGTATTGGCTAGCTTTGAGGCATTCAAACTAATCATTCAGAGACCAAACCTATTGCCAGCCGTTGCTCCCAATCTAGTCAAAGTCAATTTAGCTTCCGTCCAAATGGTACAGGTGGAAGCCCCGGCAGAGGGAAGCTGGGATAACACGCTACTATAA
- a CDS encoding DUF441 domain-containing protein, with protein sequence MLHTTIILLVIALLSLVAKDLVLVYASLLLLGLSLLKAVPVMDAIQKPMFHVGLFCLMVFLLIPIAKGKYDFISLGKEMVSWKATIAILAGFIISYVGGKGLSILPDQPVVFIGVTIGTLLAVLLSNGLPAGLIIAAGCIALLSRIFNF encoded by the coding sequence ATGTTGCATACCACCATTATCTTACTGGTAATCGCCCTCTTGTCATTAGTGGCAAAGGATCTGGTTCTCGTCTACGCTTCCCTCTTGCTGCTCGGATTATCTTTGTTAAAAGCAGTGCCTGTCATGGATGCAATCCAAAAACCAATGTTCCATGTGGGTCTGTTTTGTCTAATGGTATTCTTGTTGATTCCGATTGCCAAAGGAAAATATGATTTCATCTCCCTTGGTAAGGAAATGGTCAGTTGGAAAGCAACGATAGCCATTTTAGCAGGTTTTATCATCTCTTATGTCGGGGGAAAAGGCTTAAGTATTTTGCCAGATCAACCGGTTGTTTTCATAGGCGTAACAATTGGAACACTTTTGGCCGTGCTACTGTCAAATGGGCTGCCCGCAGGCTTAATCATTGCAGCTGGATGCATTGCGTTGCTGTCGAGAATCTTCAATTTCTAG
- a CDS encoding alpha/beta fold hydrolase, with protein sequence MNFNHQMKNHFLMLVISLGLLVQGCSTPDSPHQNSKTQAQSVVESTSEIVTEELKVPSIDQDVSLYVRHMSAKNKEKFASKEVVLFLEPFSVPTAEAFDVPGFSWMEEYAKQGYDTWAMDFRGFGHSTRPVEMDQPPVKNAPVVRATEAVKDLEAVVQHIKKTRQVDKISIVGWSWGGVVAGMYATEHSDDIEKLVLYGVMHGFSLPLMATPFEAKGKPGEINPQLPAYQVVQFDKAMHHWHMMLDKRDLVSGEAMNAVSKVFVNADPNSSKQSEQSIRRPMGPLVDLYYIWTDRPIFDAAKITTPVLIIRGDLDFFADKSLFHKLTNSSAKQEVVIKDATHWVLYEKNRAQLLRETDEFLKK encoded by the coding sequence ATGAATTTCAATCATCAAATGAAAAATCATTTTCTTATGCTAGTCATATCTTTAGGCCTGCTTGTTCAAGGGTGTTCAACTCCTGATTCCCCCCATCAAAATAGTAAAACACAAGCTCAATCAGTAGTGGAATCAACCAGTGAGATCGTAACGGAAGAACTGAAAGTGCCAAGCATCGATCAGGACGTCTCCTTGTATGTGAGGCATATGAGTGCGAAAAACAAGGAAAAGTTCGCCAGCAAAGAGGTTGTGTTGTTTCTTGAACCGTTTAGCGTACCTACTGCCGAAGCTTTCGATGTTCCGGGATTCTCCTGGATGGAGGAATACGCAAAGCAAGGCTACGACACTTGGGCGATGGACTTCCGAGGGTTCGGGCATTCTACCCGACCAGTTGAGATGGATCAACCACCTGTAAAGAATGCTCCTGTCGTCCGTGCTACTGAGGCGGTAAAAGATCTGGAGGCTGTCGTCCAGCACATAAAGAAAACCCGACAAGTGGATAAAATCAGTATCGTAGGATGGTCATGGGGTGGAGTTGTTGCAGGGATGTACGCGACTGAACATTCCGATGATATTGAAAAACTCGTGCTTTATGGTGTTATGCATGGTTTTTCTTTGCCTTTGATGGCAACTCCGTTTGAAGCAAAAGGGAAGCCAGGTGAAATTAATCCCCAATTACCAGCATATCAGGTTGTCCAGTTTGACAAGGCCATGCACCATTGGCACATGATGCTAGATAAACGTGATCTGGTTTCTGGTGAGGCAATGAATGCTGTATCCAAGGTCTTCGTAAACGCTGATCCTAACAGCAGCAAGCAATCTGAACAGTCCATCCGCCGTCCAATGGGACCTTTGGTAGATCTGTATTACATATGGACGGACAGACCCATTTTTGATGCGGCGAAAATTACGACGCCAGTGTTGATCATTCGAGGAGATCTAGACTTTTTTGCCGATAAGTCCCTCTTCCATAAGCTGACCAATTCATCTGCAAAACAAGAAGTGGTTATCAAAGATGCCACACATTGGGTGTTGTATGAAAAAAATCGTGCTCAGCTCTTGCGTGAAACAGACGAATTCCTGAAAAAGTAA
- a CDS encoding LeuA family protein produces the protein MKPFQILDATLREGEQQAGVRFTCEDKIRILHLLESYQINLIEVGHPGISALDEEICRKVAQSARRAQILMHARATVEEVHAAKRAKADWVGIWASINDVSIQTKFRHHEESYILEKVQQAVIEAKKLGLQVRFTIEDASRTEWEKISSLGYAALQAGADRISLADTVGIWEPDTCKKIVTRAIEEFGCEIEVHLHNDFGLAQANALAAIDAGASVIDATILGIGERAGITDLIQLTVALQKLRNDHRYSLDRIPELVQAIRLTTGYRPDELRPITGQNAFTHTSAYHVQAVKRNSKAYEPLPPETIGRTRLLEEKRPPIGSPKLPVSLQVGKPFPKGASELQYHRDGPGIRWVMMDSRVDERASFYVIQRIFGLCDLSGIPEKHVDRHAHHCDSAFLFWGDAPDGTGLVCHVQLGEEEKTVESPAAIFIPAGVEHSYHYVSGRGTYTNIVLSPEYNKSLLVSAASSEIPVS, from the coding sequence ATGAAGCCGTTTCAAATTTTGGATGCAACACTGCGAGAAGGAGAGCAGCAAGCAGGCGTTCGCTTCACATGCGAAGACAAGATTCGCATACTGCATCTCTTGGAAAGCTATCAAATAAACCTCATAGAAGTGGGCCATCCCGGAATTTCTGCTCTGGATGAAGAAATCTGCCGAAAAGTGGCTCAATCGGCAAGACGAGCGCAAATACTAATGCATGCGAGAGCTACTGTTGAAGAAGTACATGCTGCAAAGCGCGCCAAAGCAGACTGGGTGGGGATATGGGCTTCCATTAATGATGTGTCTATCCAAACCAAATTCAGACATCACGAGGAAAGCTATATACTTGAGAAAGTCCAACAAGCAGTTATCGAAGCAAAAAAGCTTGGATTACAGGTTAGATTCACGATTGAAGACGCTTCACGGACAGAGTGGGAAAAGATATCCAGCTTAGGTTATGCTGCTTTGCAGGCAGGTGCAGATCGCATTAGTTTGGCAGATACTGTCGGGATTTGGGAGCCTGATACATGCAAAAAAATCGTAACTCGTGCCATTGAGGAGTTTGGATGCGAAATTGAAGTTCATCTGCATAATGATTTCGGTCTTGCTCAAGCGAATGCGCTGGCGGCTATTGATGCAGGCGCTTCTGTCATTGATGCGACAATTTTAGGGATCGGTGAAAGAGCAGGCATTACTGACTTGATCCAGCTTACTGTTGCGTTGCAAAAGCTGCGAAATGATCATCGATATTCTTTGGATAGAATTCCCGAGCTTGTCCAAGCGATACGTCTGACGACAGGGTATAGGCCGGACGAACTGCGCCCTATCACCGGGCAAAATGCCTTTACGCATACATCGGCTTACCATGTCCAAGCCGTAAAGAGAAATTCCAAAGCGTATGAGCCATTACCTCCCGAAACAATTGGAAGAACACGGCTTCTCGAAGAAAAGCGTCCTCCAATAGGAAGTCCAAAGCTACCTGTTTCCTTACAGGTAGGAAAGCCGTTTCCCAAAGGTGCTTCAGAGCTACAGTATCATCGTGACGGTCCAGGGATACGCTGGGTTATGATGGATTCGCGTGTTGATGAGCGAGCCTCATTCTATGTGATCCAAAGGATATTTGGACTATGCGATTTGTCCGGTATTCCTGAAAAGCATGTAGACAGACATGCGCATCATTGTGACAGTGCCTTCCTCTTTTGGGGAGATGCACCTGATGGCACTGGGCTGGTGTGTCATGTTCAACTCGGTGAAGAAGAGAAGACTGTTGAGAGTCCAGCGGCTATTTTTATCCCAGCAGGGGTCGAGCATTCCTATCACTATGTGTCTGGTCGCGGAACTTATACAAATATTGTATTGTCACCTGAATACAACAAAAGCCTTTTGGTTTCAGCAGCTTCTTCTGAAATACCAGTGAGCTAA
- a CDS encoding M15 family metallopeptidase, producing the protein MLYPPIPKITDMVLPSPLPIKECNEPMIPLSSLSEQITIYPAYYHEGYAGTQPEAFLREGAARKLATAAAQLPVGYKLVVLDGWRSFEVQASLYERFREALLLQGWQEGPALTEELSKFVAYPTTDLSKPSPHLSGGAVDLTIAGPDGWLEMGTAFDDFSERADTCHYEELVQPTQKDIEIRDNRRLLYHLMTTAGFVNYPQEWWHFEYGTRTWGQKTQQEPIYGGVLSM; encoded by the coding sequence ATGCTATATCCTCCGATTCCAAAAATAACAGACATGGTCCTGCCCAGCCCACTGCCGATCAAGGAATGCAACGAACCGATGATCCCCCTCTCTTCCCTTTCGGAACAAATCACGATCTATCCAGCCTACTACCACGAGGGCTATGCCGGAACGCAGCCGGAAGCCTTTTTGCGAGAAGGGGCAGCACGCAAGCTCGCTACGGCAGCCGCGCAACTGCCAGTTGGCTACAAGCTCGTCGTGCTGGACGGCTGGCGCTCGTTCGAGGTACAGGCATCGCTGTATGAGCGTTTCCGTGAAGCCTTGCTTTTACAAGGCTGGCAGGAAGGACCCGCCCTCACGGAAGAATTGAGCAAATTCGTTGCGTATCCAACAACAGACCTCTCCAAACCGTCCCCGCACCTATCCGGTGGTGCCGTCGATCTGACTATCGCAGGACCTGATGGCTGGCTGGAGATGGGCACAGCCTTCGATGATTTCAGTGAAAGAGCTGATACTTGCCATTATGAAGAACTCGTACAGCCTACCCAAAAAGACATCGAGATTCGAGACAATCGCCGACTGCTCTATCATTTGATGACTACTGCCGGATTCGTCAACTATCCGCAGGAGTGGTGGCATTTTGAGTATGGTACGCGCACGTGGGGACAAAAAACGCAGCAGGAGCCGATCTATGGCGGGGTTTTGTCGATGTAA
- the cobO gene encoding cob(I)yrinic acid a,c-diamide adenosyltransferase: MEKNDKKRGLTLVYTGDGKGKTTAAVGLAVRATGRGKKVLMVQFIKSPERTYGEKIIFDKLGIEIVQMGVGFTWTKTPEEHREALKEAWAFASEKLSSGAYDVVILDELNNALAIDRFPIDDVLPLSAVLEAIQNRPSHIHLVITGRAAKQEILDIADLVTEMKPIKHYYDEGIPAVLGVEF, encoded by the coding sequence ATGGAGAAAAACGATAAGAAGCGGGGCTTGACCCTCGTTTACACAGGAGACGGCAAAGGAAAAACGACGGCAGCAGTCGGATTGGCTGTGCGGGCGACAGGGCGCGGAAAAAAGGTGCTGATGGTTCAATTCATCAAGTCGCCGGAGCGAACATATGGAGAAAAGATTATTTTTGATAAATTGGGCATTGAAATCGTGCAAATGGGCGTCGGCTTCACCTGGACAAAGACACCGGAGGAGCATCGTGAGGCATTGAAGGAAGCTTGGGCGTTTGCTAGTGAAAAGCTCTCTTCCGGAGCGTACGATGTCGTTATTTTGGATGAGCTGAATAATGCATTGGCGATTGACCGCTTCCCGATTGACGATGTGTTGCCATTGTCCGCTGTTTTGGAAGCGATTCAAAACAGGCCAAGTCATATCCACCTCGTGATTACGGGACGGGCAGCAAAGCAGGAGATCCTAGACATAGCAGATCTGGTGACAGAGATGAAGCCAATCAAGCATTACTACGATGAGGGGATTCCAGCTGTGCTGGGGGTAGAGTTTTGA
- the cobD gene encoding threonine-phosphate decarboxylase CobD has protein sequence MTSAGVIETYGHGGDLLTAAQRFGREPGQFLDYSANINPLGMPASVREMLLASLAAVAHYPDPGHRVFRRALAKRLQMSEEWLLPANGAAEAMALAILGLSPQTVGVVYPCFSEYAQLSEQYGARVIGCFGKEANGYKPDPEELYTLFAQTDLVFVGSPNNPTGILYQPDELRQMAEWAQETNTWLVVDEAFLDFVEEERQYTLAMQLERFPRVILMRSMTKMYAIPGLRLGYAIAHPDVIAKMRQKQVSWSVNALALLAGELCLQEQAYEEQTRRLIKTERAYLTDCIRSELGWKVWPSEANFLLLRSPEGLPAEQLQARLGKKGVLIRNCAMYPGLTAHDVRVAVRGREENERLLVALREVHAEGREQR, from the coding sequence TTGACAAGCGCAGGTGTAATAGAGACGTACGGTCATGGTGGAGACCTGCTGACCGCAGCGCAGCGCTTTGGTCGAGAGCCCGGGCAGTTTCTGGATTACAGTGCCAATATTAATCCGCTGGGGATGCCAGCAAGCGTCCGTGAGATGCTACTGGCTTCGTTGGCTGCTGTAGCGCATTACCCAGACCCTGGACATCGTGTGTTTCGTCGTGCGTTGGCCAAACGGCTGCAAATGTCGGAGGAATGGCTGCTGCCTGCGAATGGTGCAGCGGAGGCAATGGCACTGGCCATCCTCGGTCTTTCACCACAAACAGTTGGTGTGGTGTATCCTTGCTTTTCGGAATACGCGCAACTTTCCGAGCAGTATGGAGCTCGTGTCATTGGCTGCTTCGGGAAGGAAGCGAACGGGTACAAGCCCGATCCTGAAGAGCTGTATACACTTTTTGCGCAGACGGATCTCGTATTTGTCGGGTCACCTAATAATCCGACCGGAATCCTGTATCAACCGGATGAGCTGCGCCAAATGGCGGAATGGGCGCAAGAGACCAATACGTGGCTCGTCGTGGATGAGGCTTTTCTCGATTTTGTGGAGGAAGAGCGGCAGTATACATTGGCGATGCAGCTGGAGCGCTTTCCCCGTGTGATTTTGATGCGTTCGATGACGAAAATGTACGCGATCCCGGGATTGCGCTTGGGCTATGCGATTGCGCACCCGGATGTCATTGCGAAAATGCGCCAAAAGCAAGTGAGCTGGAGCGTGAATGCACTGGCCCTTTTGGCAGGAGAACTGTGCTTGCAGGAGCAGGCATACGAGGAACAGACGCGCAGGCTCATCAAAACAGAACGTGCGTATTTGACTGATTGCATCCGTAGTGAGTTGGGCTGGAAGGTGTGGCCTTCGGAGGCAAACTTTTTGCTACTGCGCTCGCCAGAAGGATTACCAGCAGAGCAATTGCAGGCACGGCTCGGCAAAAAAGGCGTTCTGATCCGCAACTGTGCGATGTATCCCGGTTTGACGGCCCATGATGTGAGAGTTGCCGTGCGTGGACGAGAGGAAAATGAACGACTTTTGGTAGCGCTTCGCGAGGTCCATGCGGAAGGAAGGGAACAGCGATGA
- the cobU gene encoding bifunctional adenosylcobinamide kinase/adenosylcobinamide-phosphate guanylyltransferase encodes MSLVLVTGGVRSGKSRYAEELAMTLGSRVLYVATGKAWDDEMKQRIEQHQARRPLEWGCVEVGERLTDYHAFREQYDVVLIDCLSTWVSNRLMSVEESEWRSASHTQALLQEAEAWLTLVQNSPQKVIAVTSEVGLGGVALSRLGRWFADVLGDVNQRSARQADAVYAVLSGIPWRIKG; translated from the coding sequence ATGAGCTTGGTGCTGGTAACAGGCGGTGTCCGTTCAGGAAAAAGCCGCTACGCGGAAGAGCTCGCGATGACGTTGGGAAGTCGAGTCCTGTACGTGGCGACAGGCAAGGCTTGGGATGATGAAATGAAGCAGAGAATCGAGCAGCATCAGGCACGTCGTCCGCTGGAATGGGGCTGTGTGGAGGTAGGAGAGCGGTTAACCGATTACCACGCATTTCGTGAGCAGTATGATGTGGTGTTGATCGATTGTCTGTCCACTTGGGTGAGTAATCGATTGATGAGCGTGGAGGAGTCGGAATGGAGAAGTGCCTCACACACCCAAGCCCTGCTGCAGGAGGCAGAGGCGTGGCTGACCCTCGTTCAGAATTCCCCGCAAAAAGTCATTGCTGTCACAAGCGAGGTTGGATTGGGCGGTGTGGCCTTGAGTCGTTTGGGCAGATGGTTCGCGGATGTGCTGGGCGATGTCAATCAGAGAAGTGCGCGACAAGCGGACGCCGTCTACGCGGTTTTGTCGGGGATACCGTGGAGGATCAAAGGATGA
- the cobS gene encoding adenosylcobinamide-GDP ribazoletransferase translates to MNAFLHAISFFTRIPVPWLRPSEEAWRKSVNWYPAVGLVIGLLLWGVHQAGLVLFSPWIAAILTLIAWVYVTGGLHMDGWMDLADGLGSSRPREQILAIMKDSRVGAMGVLAAIMLLLIKAGAVAELAHPGWGSFLIVAPVAARTHVLLSIKLWPYLSADKGIGKGISSGLSVSSIIVSYIIVFAAGWYLGGLQVMTAIFLSLLFALWFSRSVAKKLGGLNGDCYGAVIESSEAVVLLVLVGSWWL, encoded by the coding sequence ATGAATGCATTTTTACATGCGATCTCGTTTTTTACGCGTATTCCGGTCCCGTGGCTTCGTCCTTCTGAGGAGGCGTGGAGAAAAAGCGTCAACTGGTATCCCGCGGTTGGTTTGGTCATCGGTTTATTGCTATGGGGTGTGCATCAGGCAGGACTGGTGTTGTTTAGTCCATGGATCGCCGCCATTTTGACACTGATCGCATGGGTCTACGTAACCGGTGGTCTTCATATGGATGGGTGGATGGACCTCGCGGACGGTCTTGGCAGCAGCAGGCCGCGAGAGCAAATCCTTGCGATTATGAAGGACAGCCGTGTAGGTGCGATGGGCGTGCTTGCTGCGATTATGCTGTTGCTGATCAAGGCGGGTGCGGTCGCAGAGCTCGCACATCCGGGATGGGGCAGCTTTTTGATCGTAGCGCCAGTGGCAGCGCGGACGCATGTGCTTTTGTCGATCAAGCTCTGGCCGTATCTTTCGGCGGACAAAGGAATCGGAAAAGGCATCAGTTCCGGGCTTTCCGTTTCCTCTATCATCGTGAGCTACATCATCGTGTTCGCAGCAGGATGGTATCTTGGGGGCTTGCAGGTCATGACAGCTATTTTCCTGTCGCTGTTGTTTGCTCTATGGTTTTCACGCTCGGTTGCAAAAAAACTGGGCGGTTTAAATGGAGACTGCTACGGGGCTGTTATCGAAAGCAGTGAAGCGGTCGTTCTGCTCGTGCTAGTCGGGAGCTGGTGGTTATGA